In one Candidatus Cloacimonadota bacterium genomic region, the following are encoded:
- a CDS encoding thiamine phosphate synthase, producing MQDFGLYIVMTSPDLGYREFTRLCVEMEVPFIQLRDKEMPFENLLALAKDLVSICKGSKTRLIVNDNIELCRLSDADGLHLGPEDDPWTEARNKLPDDKIIGVSTHNLNEAMTMISQMKYAGELKAPDYMSFGPIYSTVAKKIPDAPLGTENLHYVIQQAPVPLVAIGGIFPHNMPEVLASGARNLCFIRHFGSSATASELKRKIIQFYTILKETQS from the coding sequence ATGCAGGACTTTGGACTATATATAGTAATGACTTCACCCGATTTGGGTTATCGTGAATTTACCAGGCTGTGCGTGGAGATGGAAGTTCCATTCATTCAGCTAAGAGACAAAGAGATGCCCTTCGAAAACCTGCTGGCACTGGCCAAAGACCTGGTATCCATTTGCAAAGGCAGCAAAACCCGTCTCATCGTAAACGACAACATCGAGCTCTGCCGTTTATCAGATGCCGACGGCCTACACCTTGGGCCGGAGGATGATCCCTGGACAGAAGCCCGAAATAAACTACCTGACGACAAGATAATCGGAGTTTCTACTCACAACCTCAATGAAGCCATGACAATGATATCACAGATGAAATATGCGGGTGAGCTGAAAGCACCGGACTACATGAGCTTTGGCCCCATATACTCTACTGTGGCAAAAAAGATTCCCGATGCTCCCCTTGGCACCGAAAACCTACACTATGTAATCCAGCAAGCTCCAGTACCGCTTGTGGCAATAGGGGGAATCTTCCCTCACAATATGCCGGAAGTATTGGCAAGCGGAGCTCGCAACCTATGCTTTATCAGACACTTCGGCTCTTCTGCCACGGCAAGCGAACTGAAGAGAAAAATTATACAATTCTACACAATCCTAAAGGAGACACAATCATGA
- a CDS encoding sulfide-dependent adenosine diphosphate thiazole synthase: MEKTISTAICQEWFNKLSLHLENDVIIVGAGPSGLICAAELGSKNIKTCLIESKLAPGGGMWGGAMLFNSIVIQEEARFILQKYGINHREHKPGFYVADAAEATSALIYHASHNGCAIFSGMCMEDVRVKEDRVRGVVVNWTPIKRLDMHVDPLSLLATIVLDATGHPSEVVKVLVNKNQVTLKLPQTGIRGERSMNAEAGEKACIQYTSELYPGLYVSGMAACGVSGSNRMGPIFGGMLLSGMKAAKLISSALGKD, encoded by the coding sequence ATGGAAAAAACTATTTCCACAGCCATCTGTCAAGAGTGGTTCAACAAACTGTCTCTACATCTTGAAAACGACGTAATTATTGTAGGTGCGGGGCCATCGGGCCTTATCTGCGCCGCGGAACTGGGATCCAAAAACATCAAAACCTGTCTCATCGAAAGTAAATTGGCCCCCGGCGGAGGCATGTGGGGCGGTGCCATGCTGTTCAATAGCATCGTAATCCAAGAAGAAGCCCGCTTTATCCTGCAAAAATACGGTATCAATCATCGAGAACACAAGCCTGGATTCTATGTAGCCGATGCCGCCGAAGCCACTTCCGCACTCATCTACCACGCTAGTCATAACGGTTGTGCCATATTTTCCGGTATGTGCATGGAAGATGTACGGGTAAAAGAAGATAGAGTCCGGGGAGTAGTGGTAAACTGGACTCCCATAAAACGCCTGGATATGCACGTGGATCCGCTTTCACTGCTGGCTACAATCGTTTTGGACGCGACGGGACACCCCTCAGAAGTAGTAAAAGTTCTGGTGAACAAGAATCAGGTAACTCTTAAGCTGCCTCAGACAGGAATCCGGGGAGAAAGATCGATGAATGCAGAAGCGGGCGAGAAAGCCTGTATTCAATACACATCAGAACTATATCCCGGATTGTATGTGAGCGGCATGGCTGCCTGCGGGGTAAGCGGTAGCAATCGCATGGGGCCAATCTTTGGCGGGATGCTGCTTTCCGGGATGAAAGCCGCCAAATTGATAAGCTCCGCTCTGGGAAAGGACTGA
- the thiC gene encoding phosphomethylpyrimidine synthase ThiC produces the protein MTQIDMAKQGKMTKEMQCVAIDEQIDCRELMKLIAKGEVVIPHNRNRNARPTAIGNNTRTKINANIGTSDLQCELSLELEKLALCDKFGAHSVMDLSTGGNLKEIRKTMLKESPLILGTVPIYAVASELDKKGKDIRDFEPNMLFEEIQDQAEQGVDFVTVHAGINRWSLLAHSNDKRLLGIVSRGGSLLKRWMMHSGKENPLYEDYDRLLSICKKHDLCLSLGDGFRPGAIFDATDSTQISELIVLAELVKRARDANVQVMVEGPGHVPLTDIEANVRLQKKLCDNAPFYVLGPLPTDFACGYDHISGAIGGALAASAGADFLCYVTPAEHLCLPDLEDVKQGIIASRIAAHIADIAKGCPGAVHIDNTIAKARRQMDWDTIFQNCVDPELAQKRKYDTSHSQEDRCSMCGNLCAIKTDKADIHA, from the coding sequence ATGACACAGATAGATATGGCCAAACAAGGCAAGATGACTAAGGAAATGCAATGCGTAGCTATAGATGAGCAGATCGACTGCCGAGAACTGATGAAACTGATCGCGAAAGGCGAAGTGGTGATACCTCACAATCGAAACCGCAATGCCAGACCCACCGCTATCGGCAACAATACCCGCACCAAAATCAACGCCAATATTGGAACATCAGACCTGCAGTGCGAGCTCTCGCTGGAACTGGAAAAGCTTGCCCTTTGCGATAAATTCGGCGCTCATAGCGTGATGGATCTCTCCACCGGTGGGAACCTGAAAGAGATTCGTAAGACAATGCTGAAAGAAAGCCCGTTAATCCTAGGCACTGTGCCCATCTATGCGGTGGCTTCGGAACTGGACAAAAAAGGTAAAGATATCCGCGACTTCGAGCCGAATATGCTCTTTGAAGAAATCCAGGATCAAGCGGAGCAAGGCGTAGATTTTGTAACCGTTCACGCCGGTATAAACCGATGGAGCCTGCTGGCACATTCAAACGACAAACGCCTTTTGGGCATCGTGAGCCGGGGAGGATCGCTGCTCAAACGCTGGATGATGCACAGCGGCAAAGAAAACCCTCTGTATGAAGATTACGACAGATTGTTGAGCATCTGTAAAAAGCACGACCTTTGCCTCAGCTTGGGCGATGGCTTCCGCCCCGGGGCCATCTTCGATGCCACAGATTCCACTCAGATTTCCGAGCTGATCGTATTGGCAGAATTGGTGAAACGCGCTCGTGATGCCAATGTACAAGTGATGGTGGAAGGCCCGGGACATGTGCCACTCACGGATATCGAAGCAAACGTAAGATTGCAGAAAAAGCTCTGCGATAATGCCCCATTCTACGTTTTGGGCCCTCTACCCACAGATTTTGCCTGTGGCTACGATCACATCAGCGGCGCCATCGGCGGTGCTTTAGCAGCTTCAGCCGGAGCGGATTTTCTGTGTTACGTTACTCCCGCAGAACACCTCTGCCTGCCGGATTTGGAAGATGTGAAACAGGGCATCATCGCTTCCCGCATTGCCGCTCATATCGCCGATATAGCCAAGGGCTGTCCCGGAGCGGTACACATCGACAATACAATCGCCAAAGCGCGTCGACAAATGGATTGGGATACCATCTTCCAAAACTGCGTGGATCCTGAATTGGCACAAAAACGTAAGTATGATACCTCTCACAGCCAAGAGGATCGCTGCAGTATGTGCGGCAACCTGTGTGCCATCAAAACCGACAAAGCGGATATTCATGCCTGA